The following are encoded in a window of Palaemon carinicauda isolate YSFRI2023 chromosome 31, ASM3689809v2, whole genome shotgun sequence genomic DNA:
- the LOC137624655 gene encoding craniofacial development protein 2-like: MMMTLRAEKALTKWRAVNSRLLLVKFKTKQCHMSIIVCYKPKYDSHEERKDEYYEELQSVINEIPMRDMKIAIGDFSARVGRNNQGIENVMNVKGLGEVANENGANFISFCSTNNLVNGGTLFHHEDIHKYT, from the coding sequence atgatgatgacactcagagcagaaaaggcattaacgaaatggagagctgtaaatagtagattgttacttgtaaagtttaaaacAAAGCAGTgccatatgagtattatagtttgctataaaCCAAAatatgattcccatgaagaaaggaaagatgaatactatgaagaactgcagagtgtaataaatgagatcccaatGCGAGATATGAAAATTGCGATTGGCGACTTCAGTGCtagagttggaaggaataatcaaggtatagagaatgtgatgaatgttaagggtcttggcgaagttgcaaatgaaaatggggcaaactttataagtttttgttcaacgaACAATCTTGTTAATGGGGGTACTCTTTTCCACCacgaggacatccacaaatatacatag